The genomic DNA CATCACGTGTCCTTTGGGATAAAATGGTTCTGACCAATACCCGATATGGGTCATGGTCCTGGAAAGTCCTTATTTCAAAAGTATCATCCAAATATTCAACCAATTTGATTACTCTTTCTTCTTTACTCATTCAACCAACTCCAGTTCAAATCCAAGTTCTGCCATTGTTTCAATGAAATTAGGGAATGACACGTCAAATACGGCTCCATTTGTAATTTGAATATCATGTTTAAGACCAATAAGTGAAAATGCCATTGCAAGTCTGTGATCTCCGTGTGAATCCACTACACCAGAAGTTACACCACCTGTAATACTCATACCATCTTCATGCTCAACCAATTTACATCCAAGCTTTTCAAGTTCACGACAGGTAGTATCAATCCTATCAGTTTCTTTTACTCTTGCATGAGCAACACCAGTAATATTAGTTGTTCCTTCAGCCATTGCAGCAAGTACGGCAACAGTAATCAATAAATCAGGAGCATTTGAAAGGTCAACATCAATTGCTTTTAGATTACCATCAGAAGTGATTTCAACATAATCCTCACCACGAATAATAGTTGCACCCATATCCTGAAGAATGTCTAAAATAAACTTATCTCCCTGCTTTGAAGTTCTAAACAAGTTTTTTATTCTAGCACTACCGCCGTTAATAGCAATTAATGCAAGCAAATATGATGCAGATGAATAATCTCCTTCAACAGTATAATCAAAAGCAATATATTCCTGTTTAGGGATTTTGAACTCATCAATTCTGCAGCTTTGAACATCCTGAGTACAATCATCATGTTTTAAGTAATAAGCTTTAATTGATTTGGCGCCAAATTTTCTCATAATATCCCATGTCATATAGACATAGGGTTTTGATTTGAATTCAGGCAATACATATAAAGTAACACCACATTTAGACAATGGTGCAGAGATTAAAATTGATGAAATGAACTGTGAACTAACATTACCCATAATATTAGTTTCACCACCCATATATCCTGGCTTAATCAATATTGGTGCTTTTTCATTATCATTCAATGATTCTGTTTCGACTCCTAAGGGTTTTAAAGCATCCATCAAAAGACCCATTGGTCTTGTCTGAAGAGATTCATCACCAGTTAAAATAACCTCATTATCACTTAATGCTGCTACAGATGTCATCAATCTAAGTGTAGTTCCTGAATTTGCAAGATCAATTGGACCATCATTGGAATTATGGAGCTTACCATTGGTTCCTACGACTTCCAAATAATCATCTTTTTCATTTATTTGTGCACCTAATGCTTTACATACTCTAATAGATGCCAAAGTATCCTCAGAATACAACATATCATAAAGTTTAGATGTTCCTTTAGCTAAACTAGCAAGAATAACTGCTCTGTGAGAATAACTTTTAGATGGAGGTGCCTTAACCTCACCACCAATATTTGAAATATTTTTTACCTTAAGAATCATTTTATCGACCAAAAAAAGATATTAAACATACTAATATCCCATAACTTTTCTAATATAAGATTTAAACAAGATACTTAATTAAATTTTTGGAAAATACTATTATTTTAATTGAAATAATATTTTCTAATCAACAAGATTATCTATTTTATCAAAAAGTTCATGATAGTTATTAAAAAGACATTGATACTCCTCATCATTTTTAGACATTAAAACTATTTTTAACTTTTTATCATCATGAAAGATTTTTACTTGATTAGATTCAAG from Methanobrevibacter sp. includes the following:
- the aroA gene encoding 3-phosphoshikimate 1-carboxyvinyltransferase, whose protein sequence is MILKVKNISNIGGEVKAPPSKSYSHRAVILASLAKGTSKLYDMLYSEDTLASIRVCKALGAQINEKDDYLEVVGTNGKLHNSNDGPIDLANSGTTLRLMTSVAALSDNEVILTGDESLQTRPMGLLMDALKPLGVETESLNDNEKAPILIKPGYMGGETNIMGNVSSQFISSILISAPLSKCGVTLYVLPEFKSKPYVYMTWDIMRKFGAKSIKAYYLKHDDCTQDVQSCRIDEFKIPKQEYIAFDYTVEGDYSSASYLLALIAINGGSARIKNLFRTSKQGDKFILDILQDMGATIIRGEDYVEITSDGNLKAIDVDLSNAPDLLITVAVLAAMAEGTTNITGVAHARVKETDRIDTTCRELEKLGCKLVEHEDGMSITGGVTSGVVDSHGDHRLAMAFSLIGLKHDIQITNGAVFDVSFPNFIETMAELGFELELVE